In Agromyces sp. G08B096, a genomic segment contains:
- a CDS encoding MDR family MFS transporter, protein MTAAPTTELEAKRTHREVFTALSGLIMGMFVAVISGTVVSTSMPVIIADLGGDQAAYTWVITASLLATAVSTPIWGKLADLVDRKLLLQLALGLFVVGTVIAGFSQSTEMLIGVRVIQGIGAGGLMSLVMIAVALIISPRERGKYMGVVGGIMALATIGGPLLGGLITDAWGWRANFFIGVPFAVAAIIMIQRTLHLPKPNRDKVRIDYLGAILLAVGVSLLLIWVSMGGSQFDWDSTESIVIVAISAAAIIAFVVTEFFVPEPIVPMTLFKNRTFTLAVVASISVGVAMFATSVFLAQYFQLARGATPTESGLMTIPMIIGQMGASIGIGALVSRYGKWKGWMLLGSVLTIAGVSLMATLRYDTDFLWVSVYMVVLGAGLGMVMQNLTLIVQNDTPVSQLGAASSNVNFFRSIAGTIGVTIMGSLLATQVTTHITDGLKHFTPTSPDEVEALKGLASGNVPKVGELPDAIRVIVEGAYGHGIADVFIIAIPLAVISLIAIAFLPNKSLSTKNAAQTLAEEAEGAAIDLAEAEIAAPVTSSVQVLEGGRPSDAASGGQDASSSGTRK, encoded by the coding sequence TTGACTGCAGCACCCACCACCGAACTCGAGGCCAAGCGCACGCACCGCGAGGTGTTCACTGCGCTCTCCGGCCTCATCATGGGCATGTTCGTGGCCGTGATCTCGGGCACGGTCGTCTCGACCTCGATGCCCGTCATCATCGCCGACCTCGGCGGCGACCAGGCCGCCTACACCTGGGTCATCACGGCCAGCCTCCTCGCGACCGCCGTGTCGACCCCGATCTGGGGCAAGCTCGCCGACCTCGTCGACCGCAAGCTCCTGCTCCAGCTCGCGCTCGGCCTCTTCGTGGTCGGCACCGTCATCGCGGGCTTCTCGCAGAGCACCGAGATGCTCATCGGCGTCCGCGTCATCCAGGGCATCGGCGCCGGCGGCCTGATGTCGCTCGTCATGATCGCCGTCGCGCTCATCATCTCCCCGCGCGAGCGCGGCAAGTACATGGGCGTCGTCGGCGGCATCATGGCCCTCGCGACCATCGGCGGCCCGCTCCTCGGCGGTCTCATCACCGACGCCTGGGGCTGGCGCGCGAACTTCTTCATCGGCGTCCCGTTCGCGGTCGCGGCGATCATCATGATCCAGCGCACGCTGCACCTGCCGAAGCCGAACCGCGACAAGGTCCGCATCGACTACCTCGGCGCGATCCTGCTCGCCGTGGGCGTCTCGCTCCTGCTCATCTGGGTCTCCATGGGCGGCAGCCAGTTCGACTGGGACTCGACCGAGAGCATCGTGATCGTCGCCATCTCGGCGGCCGCGATCATCGCCTTCGTCGTGACCGAATTCTTCGTGCCCGAGCCGATCGTGCCGATGACCCTCTTCAAGAACCGCACGTTCACGCTCGCGGTGGTCGCCTCGATCTCGGTCGGCGTGGCGATGTTCGCGACGAGCGTCTTCCTCGCGCAGTACTTCCAGCTGGCTCGGGGCGCGACCCCGACCGAGTCGGGGCTCATGACCATCCCGATGATCATCGGCCAGATGGGCGCCTCGATCGGCATCGGCGCGCTCGTGAGCCGGTACGGCAAGTGGAAGGGCTGGATGCTCCTCGGCTCGGTGCTCACCATCGCGGGCGTCAGCCTCATGGCGACGCTCCGGTACGACACCGACTTCCTGTGGGTCTCGGTCTACATGGTGGTGCTCGGCGCCGGCCTCGGCATGGTGATGCAGAACCTCACGCTCATCGTGCAGAACGACACCCCCGTGTCGCAGCTCGGTGCGGCCAGCTCGAACGTGAACTTCTTCCGTTCGATCGCCGGCACCATCGGCGTGACGATCATGGGCTCGCTCCTCGCCACCCAGGTCACCACCCACATCACCGACGGGCTGAAGCACTTCACGCCCACCTCGCCCGACGAGGTCGAGGCGCTGAAGGGTCTCGCCTCGGGCAACGTGCCGAAGGTCGGCGAGCTGCCCGACGCGATCCGCGTGATCGTCGAGGGCGCATACGGCCACGGCATCGCGGACGTGTTCATCATCGCGATCCCGCTCGCGGTGATCAGCCTCATCGCGATCGCGTTCCTGCCGAACAAGTCGCTGTCGACCAAGAACGCGGCGCAGACGCTCGCCGAGGAGGCCGAGGGCGCGGCCATCGACCTCGCCGAGGCCGAGATCGCCGCGCCGGTCACCTCGTCGGTGCAGGTGCTCGAAGGCGGTCGCCCGTCGGACGCCGCGTCGGGCGGGCAGGATGCGTCATCCTCCGGGACGCGCAAGTAG
- a CDS encoding MarR family winged helix-turn-helix transcriptional regulator, giving the protein MTADPAVDEAIAAVEDQLSLVFTRARAIWKQAAELIHPDLQPAGYKVLASIVRLGPTNAHVLSDQLEMDKSVISRQVRVLEDLGLVVSRPDERDGRLRVLEPTEEATERVASVRAHNQARVRTALAQRSPEELRVFADMLRILTEA; this is encoded by the coding sequence ATGACCGCGGACCCCGCCGTCGACGAGGCCATCGCCGCCGTCGAGGACCAGCTGAGCCTCGTCTTCACGCGGGCCCGCGCGATCTGGAAGCAGGCCGCGGAGCTCATCCACCCCGATCTGCAGCCGGCCGGCTACAAGGTGCTCGCCTCGATCGTGCGGCTCGGCCCCACGAACGCGCACGTGCTCTCCGACCAGCTCGAGATGGACAAGAGCGTCATCAGCCGCCAGGTCAGGGTCCTCGAGGACCTCGGCCTGGTGGTGAGCCGGCCCGACGAGCGCGACGGGCGCCTGCGGGTGCTCGAACCGACCGAGGAGGCGACCGAGCGGGTCGCGTCGGTTCGCGCGCACAACCAGGCGCGCGTGCGCACGGCACTCGCGCAGCGGTCGCCCGAAGAGCTCCGGGTCTTCGCCGACATGCTCCGCATTCTGACCGAGGCCTGA
- a CDS encoding RidA family protein: MEIIHVNPDSLHKNPAFSQGILVRGDHDTLYIGGQNGTDASGAIIEGGAGAQSAQAMRNVLAVLEEVGADASNVVRLAIHLHPDASLEEAFGGAMQVWGGVPSTVTVLRVAPVRPEALVEVDAVAVVPRA; this comes from the coding sequence ATGGAGATCATTCACGTCAACCCCGACTCGCTGCACAAGAACCCCGCGTTCAGCCAGGGCATCCTCGTGCGCGGTGACCACGACACGCTCTACATCGGCGGCCAGAACGGCACGGATGCCTCCGGCGCGATCATCGAGGGCGGCGCCGGTGCCCAGTCGGCGCAGGCGATGCGCAACGTGCTCGCCGTGCTCGAGGAGGTCGGCGCCGACGCGTCGAACGTCGTGCGGCTCGCCATCCACCTGCACCCCGACGCGTCGCTCGAGGAGGCCTTCGGCGGCGCCATGCAGGTCTGGGGCGGCGTCCCCTCGACCGTGACGGTGCTCCGCGTCGCGCCCGTGCGCCCGGAGGCTCTGGTCGAGGTCGACGCCGTCGCCGTCGTGCCCCGCGCCTAG
- a CDS encoding HAMP domain-containing sensor histidine kinase, translating to MATGPRGSSPAGGRPRLPWTLERRLLVLIAGLLVAISAVIGVATVLLFHASSVERLDASLRAASSRATAAAGPGIPDDPRATVLEFLRIPGQPDGTLGGLVFGADATVVAGVIAQGEIAEPGPAASAALAEVAPDREPHTITAGALGAYRALAVESQVGVRVVLALPLGDVTAQTTQLAVTVAVVAAGGILVALWAGTLLVRRALAPLGRVTETAQAVSELPLDRGDVDLDERVAVDDPRTEVGRLGTAFNRMLGHVASALSAREQSERKVRRFVADASHELRTPLASIRGYAELTRLHGGELPEDVRHAIGRIESETVRMTELVEDLLLLARLDEGRELVHAEVDLGALVADAVADAQVAGPDHDWEVSVPERPVLVTGDEPRLRQVLGNLLANARVHTPAGTAVAATLTADASSATITVADDGPGIDPGVRDTLFERFARGDSSRSRRAGSTGLGLAIVRAVVEAHDGEVSVESEPGRTVFTVRLPVEAPAPADTGARASSEDAEPATTAGAARAAAAESGAGD from the coding sequence GTGGCCACCGGACCCCGCGGCAGCAGCCCGGCCGGCGGCCGGCCGCGCCTGCCCTGGACGCTGGAGCGGCGCCTGCTCGTGCTCATCGCCGGACTCCTCGTGGCGATCAGCGCCGTGATCGGCGTCGCCACCGTGCTGCTCTTCCACGCGTCATCGGTCGAACGCCTCGACGCGAGCCTTCGGGCGGCGTCCTCGCGGGCGACCGCCGCCGCAGGCCCCGGCATCCCCGACGACCCGCGTGCGACGGTGCTGGAGTTCCTCCGCATCCCCGGCCAGCCCGACGGCACCCTCGGGGGCCTCGTGTTCGGCGCCGACGCCACCGTCGTCGCCGGCGTGATCGCGCAGGGCGAGATCGCGGAGCCCGGGCCGGCGGCCTCCGCCGCGCTCGCCGAGGTGGCGCCCGATCGCGAACCGCACACCATCACGGCCGGCGCCCTCGGCGCGTACCGCGCCCTCGCCGTCGAGTCGCAGGTCGGCGTGCGAGTCGTGCTCGCACTGCCGCTCGGCGACGTCACGGCGCAGACGACGCAGCTGGCCGTCACCGTCGCCGTGGTCGCGGCCGGCGGCATCCTCGTCGCACTCTGGGCCGGCACCCTGCTCGTGCGGCGGGCGCTCGCACCGCTCGGCCGGGTGACCGAGACCGCGCAGGCCGTCTCGGAGCTGCCCCTCGACCGCGGCGACGTCGACCTCGACGAGCGGGTCGCCGTCGACGACCCGCGCACCGAGGTCGGGCGCCTCGGCACCGCGTTCAACCGGATGCTCGGCCATGTCGCGTCCGCGCTGTCCGCCCGCGAGCAGTCGGAGCGCAAGGTCCGCCGGTTCGTCGCGGATGCCTCGCACGAGCTGCGCACCCCGCTCGCCTCGATCCGCGGCTACGCCGAGCTCACCCGCCTCCACGGCGGCGAGCTGCCCGAGGACGTGCGGCACGCGATCGGCCGCATCGAGTCGGAGACGGTGCGGATGACCGAGCTCGTCGAGGACCTGCTCCTGCTCGCCCGACTCGACGAGGGACGCGAGCTCGTGCACGCCGAGGTGGACCTCGGAGCCCTGGTGGCCGACGCGGTCGCCGACGCCCAGGTCGCCGGGCCCGACCATGACTGGGAGGTCTCGGTGCCGGAGCGGCCCGTGCTCGTGACCGGCGACGAGCCACGACTGCGGCAGGTGCTCGGCAACCTCCTCGCGAACGCGCGCGTGCACACGCCGGCCGGCACCGCGGTCGCCGCGACCCTGACAGCGGATGCCTCGTCCGCGACGATCACCGTCGCCGACGACGGCCCGGGCATCGACCCGGGCGTCCGCGACACGTTGTTCGAGCGGTTCGCGCGGGGCGACAGCTCGCGATCGCGGCGCGCCGGCAGCACGGGGCTCGGTCTCGCCATCGTGCGCGCTGTCGTCGAGGCGCACGACGGCGAGGTCTCCGTCGAGAGCGAGCCGGGGCGCACCGTGTTCACCGTGCGGCTGCCCGTCGAGGCGCCGGCACCGGCGGACACCGGCGCGCGAGCGTCGTCGGAAGACGCCGAGCCTGCGACTACCGCCGGAGCGGCCCGGGCCGCGGCCGCCGAATCCGGCGCCGGCGACTAG
- a CDS encoding response regulator transcription factor, with protein sequence MSTEQTHRVPQLQKPDGSMVRVLVVDDEASLADLLKMAFRYEGWDVRTAGDGLAAVKTAREFRPDAIVLDIMLPDIDGLEVLQRVRADGTETPVLFLTAKDSLDDRIAGLTAGGDDYVTKPFSLEEVVARVRGLIRRSTLTLAQQRDPVLRVGDLTLDEDSYEVERAGQPIELTATEFELLRFLMRNPRRVLSKAQILDRVWSYDFGGKESVVELYISYLRKKIDQGREPMIHTVRGAGYMLKAAG encoded by the coding sequence ATGAGCACCGAGCAGACCCACCGCGTCCCGCAGCTGCAGAAGCCCGACGGGTCGATGGTGCGGGTGCTCGTCGTCGACGACGAGGCATCCCTCGCCGACCTGCTGAAGATGGCGTTCCGCTACGAGGGCTGGGACGTGCGGACCGCGGGCGACGGCCTCGCCGCCGTGAAGACGGCGCGCGAGTTCCGGCCCGATGCGATCGTGCTCGACATCATGCTGCCCGACATCGACGGCCTCGAGGTCCTGCAGCGGGTGCGCGCCGACGGCACCGAGACGCCGGTGCTCTTCCTCACCGCGAAGGACTCGCTCGACGATCGCATCGCAGGCCTCACCGCGGGCGGCGACGACTACGTCACGAAGCCCTTCAGCCTCGAGGAGGTCGTCGCGCGCGTGCGCGGACTCATCCGCCGCTCCACGCTCACCCTCGCCCAGCAGCGGGACCCGGTGCTGCGGGTCGGCGATCTCACGCTCGACGAGGACTCGTACGAGGTGGAACGCGCCGGCCAGCCCATCGAGCTCACCGCGACCGAGTTCGAGCTGCTCCGCTTCCTCATGCGCAACCCGCGCCGCGTGCTGTCGAAGGCGCAGATCCTCGACCGCGTCTGGTCGTACGACTTCGGCGGCAAGGAGTCGGTCGTCGAGCTGTACATCTCGTACCTCCGCAAGAAGATCGACCAGGGGCGCGAGCCGATGATCCACACCGTGCGAGGCGCCGGGTACATGCTGAAGGCCGCCGGATGA
- a CDS encoding ABC transporter permease: MFFTYLRRELAGRRRQTAIIAIGLALAIGLVIIVNAVSTGVRSAQAAVLESAYGVGTDLTVSATPTAEGGAAGPQRFEFGADDGTTADGSTQLSQSRLVAAPGSSTFDESALEEVQGVDGVAAASATLSLRNLAFSGELPDVRQSQDGGETGPSDEVMQQPPSGGADGAGGSAFDVDTFSVLGLDPSAESVGPLSAVELADGRGLEASDTGDAVAVLDATYATTSGLAVGDTIDIGGTTFEVVGTVASTSADASTASDVYIPLDLAQELSGNEGLISDVYVQASSADRIDAVQAGIEEALPDVTVNTQSDLASQVSGSLATASNLVSSLGLWISLAVLVAAFLIAILLTIQSVTRRTREFGTLKAIGWSNRRIVGQVTGESLVQGLIGGAAGLVVGLGGILVINLLGLTLGGGVSGDGAFMVAGPGGQTPDGAPGGAVSGGPFGDRADALAQGTTEVVLNAPVTVGVIAIAIGLALLGGIAAGAIGGWRAARLRPAEALRSVA; the protein is encoded by the coding sequence ATGTTCTTCACCTACCTCCGGCGAGAGCTCGCCGGCCGGCGGCGCCAGACCGCGATCATCGCGATCGGGCTCGCCCTGGCCATCGGCCTCGTGATCATCGTGAATGCGGTGTCGACCGGCGTGCGCAGCGCGCAGGCGGCCGTCCTCGAGTCGGCGTACGGGGTCGGCACCGACCTGACCGTCAGCGCGACCCCGACCGCTGAGGGCGGAGCCGCGGGACCGCAGCGGTTCGAGTTCGGCGCCGACGACGGCACGACGGCCGACGGGTCGACGCAGCTCAGCCAGTCGCGCCTCGTCGCCGCCCCCGGCAGTTCGACGTTCGACGAGTCGGCGCTCGAGGAGGTGCAGGGCGTCGACGGCGTCGCGGCGGCCTCCGCGACGCTGTCGCTTCGGAACCTGGCGTTCTCGGGCGAGCTGCCCGACGTGCGGCAGTCGCAGGACGGCGGCGAGACCGGCCCGTCCGACGAGGTGATGCAGCAGCCTCCGTCGGGCGGCGCCGACGGTGCGGGCGGCAGCGCCTTCGACGTCGACACGTTCTCCGTGCTCGGGCTCGACCCGTCGGCGGAGTCCGTCGGCCCGCTCTCCGCCGTCGAGCTCGCCGACGGGCGCGGGCTCGAGGCATCCGACACCGGAGACGCGGTCGCCGTGCTCGACGCGACGTACGCGACGACGTCGGGGCTCGCCGTCGGCGACACGATCGATATCGGCGGCACGACGTTCGAGGTCGTCGGGACCGTCGCCTCGACCTCCGCCGACGCGTCGACCGCGTCCGATGTGTACATCCCGCTCGACCTCGCGCAGGAGCTCTCGGGCAACGAGGGACTCATCAGCGACGTCTACGTGCAGGCGTCCTCCGCCGACCGCATCGACGCCGTGCAGGCCGGGATCGAGGAGGCCCTGCCGGACGTCACCGTGAACACGCAGTCCGACCTCGCCTCCCAGGTCTCGGGTTCGCTCGCCACCGCGTCGAACCTGGTCTCGAGCCTCGGCCTCTGGATCTCGCTCGCGGTGCTCGTCGCGGCGTTCCTCATCGCGATCCTCCTCACGATCCAGTCGGTGACCCGTCGGACGCGCGAGTTCGGCACGCTGAAGGCCATCGGCTGGTCGAACCGGCGCATCGTCGGCCAGGTCACGGGCGAGTCGCTCGTGCAGGGCCTCATCGGCGGTGCGGCGGGGCTGGTCGTCGGCCTCGGGGGCATCCTCGTGATCAACCTGCTGGGTCTCACGCTCGGCGGCGGGGTCTCCGGCGACGGCGCCTTCATGGTGGCGGGCCCCGGCGGGCAGACACCCGACGGCGCTCCGGGCGGCGCCGTGAGCGGCGGACCCTTCGGCGACCGCGCCGACGCGCTCGCGCAGGGCACGACCGAGGTGGTGCTGAACGCGCCGGTCACGGTGGGCGTCATCGCGATCGCCATCGGGCTGGCTCTCCTCGGCGGCATCGCGGCCGGGGCGATCGGCGGCTGGCGTGCCGCCCGCCTCCGGCCCGCCGAGGCGCTGCGGAGCGTCGCATGA
- a CDS encoding ABC transporter ATP-binding protein has protein sequence MYTLEQVSKSYAGAKRNVAALKRVSLTIPAGQFVAVQGPTGGGKSTLLQLLGALDRPTDGRIALGDAELSHLGDGPLGRIRAREIGFVFQSFNLIPTLTAQENVETALEPLGVGTAERRERAAAALASVGLGDRGAHLPGELSGGQQQRVAIARALVKEPDVLLADEPTGNLDEETRDEIMDLLEGLWRDRGLTLVVVTHDSAVARRAERRLYLKHGTVTER, from the coding sequence ATGTACACCCTCGAGCAGGTCTCGAAGTCCTACGCCGGCGCCAAGCGGAACGTCGCCGCGCTGAAGCGGGTCTCCCTCACCATCCCGGCGGGCCAGTTCGTCGCGGTGCAGGGCCCGACGGGCGGCGGCAAGTCGACGCTGCTGCAGCTGCTCGGCGCACTCGACCGCCCGACCGACGGTCGGATCGCCCTCGGCGACGCGGAGCTCTCGCATCTCGGCGACGGCCCGCTCGGCCGGATCCGGGCGCGCGAGATCGGCTTCGTGTTCCAGAGCTTCAACCTGATCCCGACGCTGACGGCGCAGGAGAACGTGGAGACGGCCCTCGAGCCGCTCGGCGTCGGCACGGCGGAGCGGCGGGAACGCGCCGCCGCGGCGCTCGCGTCGGTGGGCCTCGGCGACCGGGGCGCCCACCTGCCCGGCGAGCTCTCCGGCGGCCAGCAGCAGCGCGTCGCGATCGCCAGAGCGCTCGTGAAGGAGCCCGACGTGCTCCTCGCCGACGAGCCCACGGGCAACCTCGACGAGGAGACGCGCGACGAGATCATGGACCTCCTCGAAGGACTCTGGCGCGACCGCGGCCTCACCCTCGTGGTGGTCACCCACGACTCGGCGGTCGCGCGACGCGCGGAGCGACGGCTGTACCTGAAGCACGGCACCGTCACCGAGCGCTGA
- a CDS encoding amidase domain-containing protein: MTQTTGRPSPAVFRRRRLVAAGALVAVVLAIVAIVSAIVAASAPKGPGTQGGDGSHPNAAALELDPELPEPVLRQLEYVREHWDATSSERYGVLGDDDCVNFASQSLIERGWLPDDEWWYSEDGDAYAHAPAWRSSTLFRDYLAAHPERATPLSDAQRDRVKPGDIVQFDWDASGDRDHTAIVTAVREDADGEIRVYYAGHTDATWDRSVDDHPRHPETQITFWSVHD; this comes from the coding sequence ATGACCCAGACGACCGGCCGCCCCTCCCCCGCCGTGTTCCGACGCCGCCGACTGGTCGCGGCCGGCGCGCTGGTCGCGGTGGTGCTCGCCATCGTCGCGATCGTCTCGGCGATCGTCGCCGCATCGGCGCCGAAGGGGCCGGGCACGCAGGGCGGCGACGGCAGCCACCCGAACGCCGCCGCCCTCGAGCTCGACCCCGAGCTGCCCGAGCCGGTGCTCCGGCAGCTCGAGTACGTGCGCGAGCACTGGGATGCGACGTCGAGCGAGCGGTACGGCGTGCTCGGCGACGACGACTGCGTGAACTTCGCATCGCAGTCGCTCATCGAGCGCGGGTGGCTGCCCGACGACGAGTGGTGGTACTCCGAGGACGGCGACGCCTACGCGCACGCCCCGGCCTGGCGCTCCTCGACGCTCTTCCGCGACTACCTGGCCGCCCACCCCGAGCGCGCCACCCCGCTCTCAGACGCGCAGCGCGACCGGGTGAAACCCGGCGACATCGTGCAGTTCGACTGGGATGCCTCGGGCGACCGCGACCACACCGCGATCGTCACCGCCGTCCGCGAGGACGCCGACGGCGAGATCCGCGTCTACTACGCCGGCCACACGGATGCCACCTGGGACCGCTCGGTCGACGACCATCCGCGGCATCCCGAGACGCAGATCACGTTCTGGAGCGTGCACGACTGA
- a CDS encoding amidase domain-containing protein: MSRPTRAPFPRRRMLLLGGALGLLLILTGAVVWAAAGPGAHAAGPSSVAADTASGAGSTAADGDPDGDDPDADGETAAQPAALAPAVAAQLAYVRAHWQDTSNDVFGYLDDTDCMNFASQSLLERGWQPDDEWWYEGSGDGYANSTAWISSTAFMEYLEARPDRATALTDAQRDLVKPGDLVQFDWDDSGDRDHTGIVTKVERRADGSISIEYAGHTDATWDRTVDEAITELHPGGVAYYWSIPE; the protein is encoded by the coding sequence ATGTCCCGCCCCACCCGTGCTCCGTTTCCCCGCCGCCGCATGCTCCTCCTCGGGGGCGCGCTCGGCCTCCTGCTGATCCTCACCGGAGCGGTCGTCTGGGCGGCGGCCGGACCCGGCGCCCACGCCGCCGGTCCCTCGTCCGTCGCCGCCGACACCGCCTCCGGCGCCGGATCGACCGCCGCGGACGGCGATCCCGACGGCGACGATCCCGACGCCGATGGGGAGACGGCCGCGCAGCCCGCCGCCCTCGCACCGGCGGTGGCGGCTCAGCTGGCGTACGTCCGCGCCCACTGGCAGGACACCTCGAACGACGTCTTCGGCTACCTCGACGACACCGACTGCATGAACTTCGCGAGCCAGTCGCTGCTCGAGCGCGGCTGGCAGCCCGACGACGAGTGGTGGTACGAGGGCTCGGGCGACGGCTACGCGAACTCGACCGCCTGGATCAGCTCGACGGCGTTCATGGAGTACCTCGAGGCGCGCCCCGACCGGGCGACGGCCCTCACCGATGCGCAGCGCGACCTCGTGAAGCCCGGCGACCTCGTCCAGTTCGACTGGGACGACTCGGGCGACCGCGATCACACGGGCATCGTGACGAAGGTCGAACGCCGGGCCGACGGCAGCATCTCGATCGAGTACGCCGGCCACACCGACGCGACCTGGGACCGGACGGTCGACGAGGCGATCACCGAGCTGCACCCCGGCGGCGTCGCGTACTACTGGAGCATCCCCGAGTAG
- a CDS encoding sugar phosphate isomerase/epimerase: protein MTDATTDRAGHPVTLFTGQWADLPFEEVARRAAEWGYDGLEIACSGDHLDLKLAEEEPGYLDERREILKRYGLEVYAISNHLTGQAVCDDPIDFRHQGIVRPYTWGDGDPEGVRQRAADDMKRSARVARALGVDVVVGFTGSKIWPYVAMFPPVPASVIDAGYEDFAARWNPILDVFDAEGVRFAHEVHPSEIAYDYWTSVRTLEAVDRREAFGFNWDPSHMMWQGIDPVGFIVDFADRIYHVDCKDTRMRPATGRAGILGSHLPWGDPRRGWDFVSTGHGDVPWEDAFRALDAIGYRGPISVEWEDAGMDRLHGAAEAVGFIRSKLFPRPSASFDAAFSNQ from the coding sequence ATGACGGATGCCACGACCGATCGGGCCGGCCACCCGGTGACCCTGTTCACGGGGCAGTGGGCCGACCTCCCGTTCGAGGAGGTCGCGAGGCGGGCCGCGGAGTGGGGCTACGACGGGCTCGAGATCGCCTGCTCGGGCGACCACCTCGACCTGAAGCTGGCCGAGGAGGAGCCGGGGTACCTCGACGAGCGCCGCGAGATCCTGAAGCGGTACGGCCTCGAGGTCTACGCGATCTCGAACCACCTCACCGGGCAGGCGGTGTGCGACGATCCCATCGACTTCCGGCACCAGGGCATCGTGCGCCCGTACACGTGGGGCGACGGCGACCCTGAAGGCGTGCGGCAGCGGGCGGCCGACGACATGAAGCGGTCGGCGCGGGTCGCGCGGGCGCTCGGCGTCGACGTGGTCGTCGGCTTCACCGGATCGAAGATCTGGCCGTACGTGGCGATGTTCCCGCCCGTGCCAGCCTCGGTCATCGACGCCGGCTACGAGGACTTCGCGGCCAGGTGGAACCCGATCCTCGACGTATTCGATGCCGAGGGCGTGCGCTTCGCGCACGAGGTGCACCCGTCGGAGATCGCCTACGACTACTGGACGAGCGTGCGCACGCTCGAGGCGGTCGACCGGCGCGAGGCGTTCGGGTTCAACTGGGACCCGAGCCACATGATGTGGCAGGGCATCGACCCCGTCGGGTTCATCGTCGACTTCGCGGACCGCATCTACCACGTCGACTGCAAGGACACGCGGATGCGTCCGGCCACGGGCCGTGCGGGCATCCTCGGCTCGCACCTGCCCTGGGGCGACCCGCGGCGGGGCTGGGACTTCGTCTCCACGGGGCACGGGGACGTGCCCTGGGAGGACGCGTTCCGCGCGCTCGACGCGATCGGCTACCGCGGGCCCATCTCGGTCGAGTGGGAGGACGCCGGCATGGATCGGCTGCACGGGGCGGCCGAGGCCGTCGGCTTCATCCGGTCGAAGCTCTTCCCGCGACCGTCGGCGTCGTTCGACGCGGCGTTCTCGAACCAGTAG
- a CDS encoding sugar phosphate isomerase/epimerase family protein translates to MRRTIGVNTWVWTSPLDDASLASIAAKAAGMGFGAIELPVEQPGDWSPDAAADVLAGHRLAPIVVGAMGPGRNLVAAPGSEVVATQNYLVHCVKVAERLGARVVAGPFTAATGRTWRMDDEERRARYAELRTALAPVVRQAEERGIRLAVEPLNRYETSLVNTVEQALDALDPLLGPGLGLALDSYHLNIEERRIGDAVRLAGEHLAHVQVCGNDRGAVGDDHIDWPAFLDALDDAGYTGPLGLESFTGENATIAVAASVWRPLADSQDDLAERSIRYLTALQDERERR, encoded by the coding sequence ATGCGCCGCACCATCGGCGTGAACACGTGGGTCTGGACCTCGCCACTCGACGATGCGTCGCTCGCGTCGATCGCGGCGAAGGCCGCCGGCATGGGCTTCGGCGCGATCGAGCTGCCGGTCGAGCAGCCGGGGGACTGGTCGCCGGATGCCGCGGCCGACGTGCTCGCCGGGCACCGGCTGGCGCCCATCGTGGTCGGGGCGATGGGGCCCGGCCGGAACCTCGTCGCCGCGCCCGGGTCGGAGGTCGTGGCCACCCAGAACTACCTGGTGCACTGCGTCAAGGTCGCCGAGCGGCTCGGCGCGCGGGTCGTCGCCGGCCCGTTCACGGCGGCGACGGGGCGCACCTGGCGCATGGACGACGAGGAGCGCCGGGCCAGGTACGCCGAGCTCCGGACCGCGCTCGCGCCGGTCGTCCGGCAGGCGGAGGAGCGGGGCATTCGGCTCGCGGTCGAACCGCTGAACCGGTACGAGACGAGCCTCGTGAACACCGTCGAGCAGGCGCTCGACGCGCTCGATCCGCTGCTCGGCCCCGGCCTCGGGCTCGCGCTCGACAGCTACCACCTGAACATCGAGGAGCGCCGCATCGGCGACGCCGTGCGCCTGGCAGGGGAGCACCTGGCGCACGTGCAGGTCTGCGGCAACGACCGGGGGGCCGTCGGCGACGACCACATCGACTGGCCGGCGTTCCTCGACGCCCTCGACGACGCCGGCTACACCGGGCCGCTCGGGCTCGAGAGCTTCACGGGCGAGAACGCGACGATCGCGGTCGCCGCCTCGGTGTGGCGGCCGCTCGCCGACTCGCAGGACGACCTCGCGGAGCGCAGCATCCGCTACCTCACCGCGCTGCAGGACGAAAGGGAACGACGATGA